A single Brachybacterium sillae DNA region contains:
- a CDS encoding pyruvate, water dikinase regulatory protein, producing the protein MTDPARGTGDAPATDAAATAPQARGASDDRADRAQDAVPVYFLSDSTGISAETMGNALLLQFPDIAFERHLIPFITTLEEARRVVTLLDRAMDGPVQPVVFMTAVDESVRTLLQTSRAPIIDFVGSHLQQMEQQLGRAGDHAPARLHGVGNSRRYNQRMAAVEFAIEHDDGQSLRALEKADIILIAPSRCGKTPTSMYLALQHGVFVANYPLVDEDFDSPDLPRPLRGMEKRCFGLLTSPQRLSEVRNERRPGSRYASLQQTTWELNRARALYQAHNVPFVDSSSKSVEEMATIILQAMPLPPR; encoded by the coding sequence ATGACGGATCCTGCACGGGGGACCGGTGATGCTCCGGCGACCGATGCCGCGGCGACCGCCCCCCAGGCTCGGGGTGCGTCGGACGACCGGGCTGATCGCGCCCAGGACGCGGTGCCCGTCTACTTCCTGTCGGACTCCACCGGCATCAGTGCCGAGACCATGGGCAACGCCCTGCTGCTGCAGTTCCCCGACATCGCCTTCGAACGGCACCTGATCCCGTTCATCACCACCCTCGAGGAGGCCCGCCGGGTCGTCACCCTGCTGGACCGCGCCATGGACGGGCCGGTGCAGCCGGTGGTGTTCATGACCGCCGTCGACGAGTCCGTGCGCACGCTGCTGCAGACCTCCCGGGCCCCGATCATCGACTTCGTCGGCTCCCACCTGCAGCAGATGGAACAGCAGCTGGGCCGCGCCGGCGACCACGCCCCCGCCCGTCTGCACGGCGTCGGCAACTCCCGCCGCTACAACCAGCGCATGGCCGCGGTCGAGTTCGCCATCGAACACGACGACGGCCAGTCCCTGCGCGCCCTGGAGAAGGCCGACATCATCCTCATCGCCCCGTCCCGCTGCGGTAAGACGCCGACCAGCATGTACCTGGCGCTGCAGCACGGCGTGTTCGTCGCGAACTATCCCCTGGTCGATGAGGACTTCGACAGCCCCGACCTGCCCCGCCCGCTGCGCGGCATGGAGAAGCGCTGCTTCGGTCTGCTCACCTCCCCGCAGCGCCTCAGCGAGGTGCGCAACGAGCGCCGTCCCGGGTCGCGCTACGCGTCGCTGCAGCAGACCACGTGGGAGCTGAACCGGGCACGGGCGCTGTACCAGGCGCACAACGTCCCCTTCGTCGACTCCTCCAGCAAGTCGGTGGAGGAGATGGCCACGATCATCCTGCAGGCCATGCCCCTGCCGCCGCGCTGA